From Drosophila santomea strain STO CAGO 1482 chromosome 2R, Prin_Dsan_1.1, whole genome shotgun sequence:
CGGATGTGGTGGCGTGCTCCGGGAAGGGAATGTGCTTGGGCATCGCTGAGGCCGGCGTCTGGGATTGACCCTGTTTAGGAGCCAGCAGGTGGGCGAAGGAATCGTGTGTTTCGCTGGAGCTGCTACCATCGCTACTGCGCTCGTCGTAGGTCATATCGATTGCTTTAATCGCTGGTACCGGGAgctacatttaaataaattcaagcAAGAATGTTTTTGTGCGGGTGGAGGACCTAACTTTGCACCATTTACAGCACTTTTTCTGGTTCAATGGCAGTGTTGAGCACCGTAGAATATTTAGAAATCATGTGGCATAATTcattatgttttattaattttcagATAAGTTGGTGTAAAACCATTTAGTTCAAGCTTTTTATGTAAGGGATTTATATAAAACTTTTTCCTAACTTTAATTCTTGtatagaaaacaaaagtgctATAAACCCCTTCTGATTTAGCAATACGCCCATGACAGCAGCTGTTTACACTTTGAACGTTAACCAACATTAAGCCGGCTGCTTGTTTATCAGCTGTCCATTGGTTTTGTAACTGCTCCACAGAATAATCAAAAGTATACATTAAAGTACTCGAATACATCCGAAAATGATGCGCTACGAGGGCAACGAGCGGCTGGCCGATGAGACAGCATGTGCGGGCGTGCGTGCGGATTTGAAGATGTGCCTCCTAGAGAGCGACTGCTGCAAAATGGGCAAGACGCCGCGCCAGTGCCTCCAGGACAACAACGTTCCATCCGAGTGCCAGGTGCTCCGCAATACCTTCTATGAGTGCAAGCGCTCCCTGGTGGGTCTCTATAAAATATCCATTGTTCCCCCAGCTATCACATATTACTCTATCACCACTTTTTTAGTTGGACAACCGACAGCGCTTTCGAGGTCGCAAAGGCTACTGAGgtttaaacttaaattatattattaagcgcttaaaatacaaaaaattacaCACATGATCGGGCTTAGTCCATTAATTGCG
This genomic window contains:
- the LOC120445377 gene encoding cytochrome c oxidase assembly factor 5 is translated as MMRYEGNERLADETACAGVRADLKMCLLESDCCKMGKTPRQCLQDNNVPSECQVLRNTFYECKRSLLDNRQRFRGRKGY